Within Planococcus citri chromosome 2, ihPlaCitr1.1, whole genome shotgun sequence, the genomic segment ctactacctagtagaCCTACGCTTAAAAAACACTCTCACACATACATTTATAGGTATGTGTATCATAGCCGCATATAATATAGATAACGAACAGGTGGAGAGTGTTGTATGTGGTATGTGTATGTGGCGAAGGGGGCACGGGCACACGGGCATCGCATCGgctacaataataataataacgaagAAGACGACGATGCATGGTCGCGGCTTGGCTATAGCAACGCGGCGTGTTTCTTATCGGACGATATCAGGTGGTAATGGCGCTTAATTTATAAAACATTGTGCAGATGCCGgagttttttttcatcctcTCTTCTAGGTATCTATCTTTAAAGTGGTAGCCGAGCTCATTAATTTCTTTACTTCTTCGGTTTTTTTCCCTTACTCTTACTGCTCTTTATGTCTCTCTTTTCGGCGCGGCGCGAGCCACGTTCTCCGAGGTGCCGGTGGCACATGGCGTCTAAATAgtaaatactcgtactatagGTATACTAGGTCTGGCACTGTAGATACGATCTCGCGAGATGTCCGTTTAATCGGTTCGTATCACGAGAGCGTAGCGCAGGGGTGGTCAATTCGTCTATAGTAGTACGTAATTTAAAGGTATTGGATTGGAGAGCGGTAGTGGTGGATTTAGGGATGGTGTGAGGCTCTTCggatgctgaaatttgatcAGATGAAAATCTGATTTGTTGGGCTTCTCTATTGACATAATTAAATTGGATTTTGTGGTACATTTATTCGAGATATTGAATATCTCAATGAGTTTGATTCTATTTGATGTTAATCTAACTATGGAGTGAGATGTCTTTATGGCTTCGATGACCAGTGTGTTGTGTGgaggtggatcgcgaaaaaaagtcgatgttgatcaaattcagcaggGACGTTCATTTATAGCCGAAAGTCACCTAGAAACACATTTAGCCCTAGGCTTACGTGGAGGGACGTCCCAAAAAGGAAGAATTCATgtctgaaatttaatttggaaTTCAATGACaccaatttttcgattattactgccaacttcaaaaattagaaaatatgtacctaagtttttggctgtttttctcgatttttttggaattgacaaaaattactaaaaaattgacactactGCATTCCTAAATATCTTCCTAGTTTCAGAAATAAATTAGgtatctttcgattttttggcataattaacgCGTAATATGCGAGAGGAAAAAATACTTCCAAAATACAAAACCCAAAAATtagctacatatttttcaaatttccaaccaTTCGCAGAGTGTCTAGTGGCTAGAAAAtagcaagaaagcaagaaaatagtatagaaattccttcgaaaagcaagaaattgatgttgttctactttttgaatttcaaattttccaaagcttttgccctcgcttcgctcaagctCTTCAAGATGCTCCTTTCGTagattttgagaattcaaaaatgaaatgggaaaattccagaaatattcGTAATACCCAAACCATCTGGaaagtgcgaatttttcatttattcggaCCAGAACCactaacttttgaaaaattttggtactaTTGTTCTCCggtgaaaatgcaaaataaaacacaaaactatcgttttttggaccaaattgaaaaaaaaaaaaattcgctcgAGCAGtgattttaccttcattttgataaaattatcattCTTTATGAACGGTTTTCGGAAAATTACTTAGAATATCGATTTTTCGTGTctaaaaatctagttttgcTCTCCCCCTCCCTTTTTCATCactaataaaaatataaactccTTTTATGATTTCATCCTGTTAACGCCACTGATGttcagtattttaaaattttgatatatcCCCCTTCTCAAATAACATGACATTCCATCAGCTTCTgagtttactttttattttgcGACTGTTTTCAtcgttgaattgaattgaatgcATTTTATTAAGTAACTTCGTTACTCGTTAGGTACTctgaatattaattttcattaaaatgactCGTTTTGTTATCAAGTTTGAGATTTTGCTTTTTCCATCTTGAGAATTCAAATCACTTCTTTGCttcaacaaataattttttgagaaaaaaaattttatcggtGAGGGGGGGAGAGAACGAAGATTATCTATGCGTAAATATGAAGAGGGTTACGAAATTTCATGTTGAAAGCAAGAAAATAGCACTAAGAAGGcaaaaaaaaggcaagaaaaaagcaagaaatttgctttttcgattttagttGTAGACACTCTGATTCGGTAATACCAAAAAAGTGATGTTGGGTTTTGGCGGTAAGGACTTGgctcgatgcagaatctcaaatagcatgtttcaaaaattgggccATTTTTTCCGAAACTGGTGGGTTGGGGTCATGGACGGAGCGAAAAAATGacggattttccaaaaatgtcatCTCTTTGAGGACAAATATCGCTTCGTCCAGAGACACCTCTGAAACTGAAATTGTTCATGGGCTATTTTTAACTCAAAACGGAGGTCTGCactgaatttgttcaaaatccgTCGACTTTTCCCCCGCGAAATTCAGGTTAtaattgagtttaaaaaattgacaaaatttcaaatttaatatgCGGTCAATTTAAGAGAAACTTCTTTACTTTTgcttaaaatatttcaaaagaaaagtcTCTTAAAAAACTGATCGTTTGTTCTGGTGGaaagtttttggttttcatagggtcattgattttccaaaattgatttcatgatgaaaaatttgaatttttttcgaattttctggtccaaaaaaatatttttttttccaaattgcagGTTttgcaaaccaaaaaaaaatacaaaataatcagaaattgtgaaaactattaaatttacaaattttcatgaagtatctaaaatttatttattcaactcGATTAAAAAAGATACCTTACATTACATGTttgaatttcaatgaaaatttaaaaataaaagatttaaaTTATGGTTGAAATTTATCGAACTTATTTTACCTAAACCTAGATTCgctaaaacaaaaatcaaaaatcaacatctGATCAAAAGTTCTGTGAACCAAAACTTGGAATTGGATTTTGAAGTTGAAGATGGAAACCAAATGTGTCAAAATAAAACTGTCTATTGAGTTTTGGTCTTAGGTGAAAAAAGCTCAGAATGTTGAATTGTGGCAAATGAATTAgagacaggaaaattttctatcCGATATTCTGACGACTTTCATCacaatttgatttgaaaaccTGATtaagaatctttgaaaaattgattatttttttcgaatttatagTATGAGGgcctaaaaaatcaaaaatcagttcAATTCTTCACCACGTTTGTTGgaaattcgttttgaaaaatttctttcgttaaaaaattccacaaatttgAGTTTCCAGTTGATGCAGGAGCCTCCTTTCACCCCAAAGAGGTTTCATTACGATTCATTGTTTGGAATCAATCTcttgttttcattaaaaaatgtttacaaattgTTGTTTCGCTCTTATTAcctaatttgtgaaaaatgctgtAGTTTCTGTTCTAGAGAAAACAAATTATGAAGGGAGGAGATGGGGCATCACTCATCAGTTTGGGGCAAAATATGGGAATATTTTTGATGCATCAGTTTCATCGTTTTAGTAATGTTGTTCACATATATGAGCTTCATTTTTCGGTTCGATGGTTCAGATGTTCTCTTCTCTCTCCCctctctcaattttgaaaaaatttgtgaaaatcacgtaacttgaagttttgaaatacgagtatttcgaatttttttggtgcAAACTTCTCAACAAATTGCATTCCCCAAAAAGTTGCTTTTAAACTGAAAAtgggaggagggagggaggtGAGGATTTTTAAGCTCTgcgtaatttgaaatttacattcgaTACAATctataaaaatatcgaataaatttttcaaattttttttcaaagatttgcaaaaaataggAGAGGAAAAAGCCATTGGGAAAGTCGTATCAAAAAGTCAAAGTTTTGAGGTTTGAATTCAGCACTGTCataaactcgatttttaaaaattttctttaaagaTGGAGTAGTTTTGTACTTTTCTCATGAAAATGATGCAGAAGGGAACGTGAGAAATTCGGCAAAATTATTCTTGCGAGATGATTCCacccaaaaatgttagagaTATCATCTAATATGTAGGACTCGAGCAGGTTCTCAAAGTACTGTGTGGCCCAAAATGTTGAAGTgcaacttttatttttgaaaataagcgCAGGAGAGTGAAAGTTgtgaatttcataaattaatttttcgctggaaatcattaatttattgatgatgattttgaaacttAGATATTGTTTTCCAAGATTCCCTTCCTTCCCGGCAATGGTCGGTATAATGTGAAGGACCTTTGCagtgatatttttaaaatggtccGATCGTGGAAAATGCTGGCCATCTTACCCCCAAACGCGCACCTATTGGAATTGAATGtatggtgggggggggagttgaTGTAGAAATACAAATAGATAATTAAACAACCAAAAACCATGCAAAAAATAATCATGTCTCAAGTACTCACCACAATTCCGGCACAGCACGTCTCGTACAGcttgtaaatttttcttcgttttggGCACCGGTTCGCCTAGAATGGTGTAGTTATGCGGTCCGATCCCGTTAACGAAGACGATGTACCTTCTGCCTCTTTTAATATTGGCTTTGGTGAGATCTCCGGGTCTCCTGGTATAGTTGTACCTTTGCACGCAGTGAGCCGTCGGTTTCGTAGTGGTGAGCTTTTGCTTAAAGTACAGTCGAACTTGGGTACGTATCCGGAGTGAGTTTTGACCGTTGCTTTGGTCTTTGTGCACATGCTGGACGACGAAAGTGACCCCGTATCTGCCACCGGGGTCGCGTACCGAGCTCTTTGAGCCAACCTTACCCTCGAATATGGTTTCGGCCATGTACGCTCGGGCGGATATCTCGTTGGTTTCGTCGCCGACGTGCGAACAAGGCGATATCAAGGAACTGGTCGTCGACGAAGACTTAGAAAAACTACGACTTTGGCCGCTATTTTTGCTACTACCGCTGCCACTGCTGCTACCACTGCTGCTGCTGGAAGAGTAGTCATCCGCTACTGGGGCTGGGGCTGGTGGGGCAGCGTAGGGGGCTGAAGCTGCCGATAATGCGGATGAAGTGGCGTTATTGGTGGCTGCCAGAAcattattgttgttgttattattattattggtaGTATCGGAGATTCTGTATGGTTTGTAACTTCGTCCTATTCGACGACGTTTTAAGAGGAACTCGGGTTGTTGATGAGGTGGTTGCTCGGAGGACGTCTCGAgcgacgtcgacgacgacgactgaCTTTGTAGGAACATTTCACCAGTACTATTTacagtattttgaaataaattattactATTATAATTACTAATATCCATATTACTATTATTGGGACGACCGTAATATTGAAGAAGCGTATTATGCTGGGCGGCGagctgttgctgctgctgtgGCCGCTGCCGCAGCGACGTCGACGATGATTTATCGTAAATTGATAAACTAGTAACGTTGCTCGTGGTGGCAACAGCCGCTGCCGGGTCGACCGCGGCGATATTATTTACATCGTTCATTAgattatttaaattattaacTGACTTAGAAACGTTTTGCTGCTGGTTAACCTTTGTCGTTaacattttattataattatgatGGTGCCGAAACAGCACCGGCGTACATGATACGTACAGCGAGGATTTAGTATGAGGCCAAACGTCGCTCGAAATTATCACTAGAATTAGAAAAGCGATCGAAAACGGATTCGGGCTTATTCTTAAATacggtattttaaaatttgaaattagttcTTTGCATCGTAATCGATATTCGTGTCTTTTTAGCTTACGTCggttttttagctttttcacGCCGTCTTCTTCGCCATCACtgcagtcgtcgtcgtcgtcttgatCTAGATAGCATTCGGTGGTCGCCTCGATCCTCGGCATTGAAGGATCCGAGGAGGCGACTGACGAGGATTTTCTGGCgaaattctgcatttttttttctacgtgggGTGTCTGCTTTTTACAGGCTTATATGCCTCCGATGCATCGTTTCTGCCCTCGTGGCTCGGttatatttatgtattttttttttcaaaggtgtaAACGATGGAAAATTGCTGACGAATGTGGCTTCTTCAGTGTGTGTgaagtgatgatgatgatgatggaggTGAATGAAGCACTAACCAAATTTTATTCGATACATGTTCGAAGAGGTATAAAATCGACGAACGAGCCAACGAATTGATATAAAAATAACGCAGCACATCCGCGACACACGATACtacaatgataatttttacatgATCATATACGTAGATATTTAACGAATATGGGGCTACGAATCGcgcaaaaaatcgataaatgaaaaaaaatcgcgcaaaaattgacgaaaaaaaatttaaataacacaaaaaataaaaataaagcgcgaaaaaaaaataattcgataagCCAAtcgcacttgaaaaaaattgaaattaaacgagtaaaaaaaattactaaaaaaaaacaaaaataaactaaaaataaaaaaaaattataacaacaaaaaaaaaattatttaaagcaCGTGTACTACAATATAAATTTATTAACACGACGACTCGCGACGGAGATTGAGACGATATaaattaatacaaaaatataatGTAGGTAAAGATCGCGAACGACTACGAAgactaattgaaaaaattaaatttgacgACGTTATTTTTCTAACTATTTTAATattatatttgacgaaaaatataCGTAACTGCACGTCCGACGATGCGATACTAATCAGTCGGTACTTAGTAATGCGTTCAGATTACTCCGAAGTTGTGAAGGCAACTGCAATAGTCGAGCGTATAGTAAAAACGTGCGGTACTCTACGATATCGCGGTATCTGTCGGTTGCTTTAGAAACGAGATCTGTATCGAAgcttccgaaaaaaaaatatctcaaataatttGTCGGACGCGGGTTTTTAACGCGCGAGTGCGGCGAGACGAAGACGCGAAGGCGGCAGTCGGTGGTGGCCAGACACACCACCGTAATTCCGAATTGGGGAGGTTTTTTTCCCTCCCCTCTTCTTCTCTAGATGCGCGTTTTCTTCGCCTTTCGTTTCTCTCTTTCGCGACTCTTGggtaatttcttcttttttactaACCCGGGCCAAAGATACCGAAACGTAGGGTGTGATTTTAGCACACCGATAGGTAAACTACCCCCGCGAGATCGCGAATTTATTACAGGTCGGAGGTGGTAGGGTAGGGGAAAAGTAGAGGTTTTTTTACCTCGCTGCCTGCGAATTGGTGGCATGTTAGGTAGATAGAGTGATAGGTTATTCTATTTTTCCACGTATATAGGTATGGTATAAGGTATATTATGTTTCGTGTTCTGTTGATCTGCTGTGCTGATTTTGTACCGCTATCTTCTCTCTTCACGATCCGTACAGTATGACTGAGGCAGGAGAAGGGCTGAGCCTGTCGATTTGGGTTTCAAGGTTAATCGCGTTATTCGTGGAAACAAACGGTGATTAATTCGCGTACACCTGATTGGCTGAAATGGCGACGAATTAGAGCACAGGTGTTTAGGGTTGAATGTGCGAGAAGGCGAGATGTCGCGTGCGCGAAgtgaaatatacgagtaggtacggtCGTGATGTGCGAGTGtcatcgtcgcgtcgtcgtcgcgaATTGGTCAAGATGTTCGGCCAAGGGGTGAAGGGGAGTTTGGTGAAGGGTGATGTGTGGAATTGGATGGGGGTAGGTGAAATAAgggtgtagaaattttttgggcCGAATTTTAGATGAATACTTTACGgtgtggttttttgaaatatatatcGCGTTATTTTCTCGAAACCGAAATCGAAAGTGAGAATCTTATGACGTGATTTCAGAAAGAGAAAATTCACTCCTAGgcttgaattttctaaattttaatgaaaataaacgagTGGAGAAAGTgtaagaattgaaaataaaataaaatgtatctTTTTTGGCTCTGGATAATTCTCTAATCCAAACTAACCACCTTGAAAACAAGGGGCAATCAAACTTAATGTGCTCAATTATTCTAATGAATGAGAAATCAGCAGAATTGAACAAAACttcgtaaaaattgtttaaaaatttgttgaaatgtcaagaaaaaatgtactttaaaCTTAcggaaaattgatgaaaaattgtgaaaattgtgcgagcttaaaataaatttaaaaaaaattattttaaagaatgaaaaatcagcataattgaccgaaatttcgtaaaaattgcagtttaaaaatgctgaaataacTTGAAagataccaaaaattgatggaatatcaactttggaattttgagaaatcttgacatgatggaatttttcattttttttcttgtgatcagagtgaaaaattctctgaaaatctaccatcgattttttaaaaaacaaactcaaaaattgttcatttatttgatttttctctctcttttttttgaaagtagataaattttgacgaataattttcaaatacccTCTCTTTTAATAATTGTAACATTTGGCTCGAAATTCTTACTGTAACAAGGTGTCTAACAGTTCTTCCTTCCGACCCAGAAGGTCAGGAAAAGTTGATCTTTTTGTCCCAAGGtccttttttccgaattttcaaatgaagagtgatattccaaaactcgctttgtcc encodes:
- the vn gene encoding protein vein isoform X2; amino-acid sequence: MQNFARKSSSVASSDPSMPRIEATTECYLDQDDDDDCSDGEEDGVKKLKNRRKLKRHEYRLRCKELISNFKIPYLRISPNPFSIAFLILVIISSDVWPHTKSSLYVSCTPVLFRHHHNYNKMLTTKVNQQQNVSKSVNNLNNLMNDVNNIAAVDPAAAVATTSNVTSLSIYDKSSSTSLRQRPQQQQQLAAQHNTLLQYYGRPNNSNMDISNYNSNNLFQNTVNSTGEMFLQSQSSSSTSLETSSEQPPHQQPEFLLKRRRIGRSYKPYRISDTTNNNNNNNNNVLAATNNATSSALSAASAPYAAPPAPAPVADDYSSSSSSGSSSGSGSSKNSGQSRSFSKSSSTTSSLISPCSHVGDETNEISARAYMAETIFEGKVGSKSSVRDPGGRYGVTFVVQHVHKDQSNGQNSLRIRTQVRLYFKQKLTTTKPTAHCVQRYNYTRRPGDLTKANIKRGRRYIVFVNGIGPHNYTILGEPVPKTKKNLQAVRDVLCRNCVRQIGVWGLKNVSVDVGKPLQLVCRVKGNPLPALQWFKDGSPIIVNSRLRIQYKKKRSLLVIPEVRNSDAGRYECRGMGVQSISPVSSSATVNINTRVNNITDLWPLAGKPCPMDLVYCLNGGSCTFYETIGEFTCQCADGFNGARCESKDVINSNNVTIDTLKKTPRFHQIPYKKPSI